The proteins below are encoded in one region of Leucoraja erinacea ecotype New England chromosome 26, Leri_hhj_1, whole genome shotgun sequence:
- the LOC129709592 gene encoding probable G-protein coupled receptor 139, which produces MTDTWKQPFIEIQKVYYIALCSLGIPGNLFAIYIICCRACGLSKTTTIYLVALAVSDTLCLVWAGILNLTKLWQAPDSSWVYTRWWCASIVLEYATILLSVWITTAFTIERYLVLFNKRLQLQVAKPRNTLWALVLTVILSLALTALAFMMNVFARHSLAATVWVSRNFSSDQRRECGPFNRTRNPATIWLHTVISGGIPYLLILVFSTLIAYRLHKGTKIHSESDNAAFKTTRIRIRRSAHIMLVVSFAAVALGLPRFVSECLPSSLDRLNYFDYSVVSSVVPDILFMLQWFNSAINFWLFCSASSAFRQECWTILTFTNCRRKPPVRVATLPINTLKTVYRLTQLKTQTPLQPQKN; this is translated from the exons ATGACTGATACGTGGAAGCAGCCTTTCATTGAAATACAGAAGGTGTATTACATAGCTCTCTGTTCTCTCGGGATTCCAG GGAACCTGTTTGCGATCTACATCATCTGTTGCCGAGCATGCGGTCTATCCAAGACCACCACCATCTACCTGGTGGCTCTGGCTGTGTCTGACACCCTCTGCCTGGTGTGGGCTGGCATCCTCAACCTGACCAAGCTGTGGCAGGCTCCGGACAGCAGCTGGGTCTACACCCGCTGGTGGTGTGCATCTATTGTGCTGGAGTACGCCACCATTCTCCTCTCTGTGTGGATCACCACTGCCTTCACCATCGAGAGATACCTGGTGCTGTTTAACAAGAGACTGCAGCTTCAGGTGGCCAAGCCCAGGAACACTCTGTGGGCACTTGTACTGACTGTCATCCTCTCCCTTGCCTTGACAGCCCTGGCCTTCATGATGAATGTATTTGCCAGGCACTCCCTGGCTGCCACTGTTTGGGTTTCGAGGAACTTCAGCAGCGACCAGCGCAGGGAATGTGGTCCCTTCAATCGCACACGGAACCCGGCTACAATCTGGCTACACACGGTTATATCTGGTGGCATTCCCTACCTCCTAATCCTGGTGTTCAGCACCCTGATAGCCTACAGGCTCCACAAGGGAACCAAGATCCATTCAGAATCTGACAACGCTGCCTTCAAGACCACCAGGATCAGAATCAGGAGGTCCGCCCACATCATGCTGGTGGTCTCCTTTGCTGCCGTGGCCCTGGGTTTGCCCAGGTTTGTCTCCGAGTGCCTCCCCAGCAGCTTAGACAGGCTGAATTATTTTGACTACAGTGTGGTGAGCAGCGTGGTCCCTGACATTCTCTTCATGCTACAGTGGTTCAACTCAGCCATCAACTTCTGGCTCTTCTGCTCAGCCTCGTCTGCCTTCCGCCAAGAGTGTTGGACCATCCTCACCTTCACCAACTGCAGGAGGAAGCCCCCTGTCCGTGTGGCCACTCTGCCCATCAACACCCTGAAGACCGTGTACCGTCTAACCCAACTCAAGACCCAAACCCCACTTCAGCCGCAGAAGAACTGA